Genomic window (Leptospira kanakyensis):
GAACTGGTTGATTAGAAAAAACCTAACTTCGTTTTTGGATAATTCATATGCGGAAAAAATAAGAGCTAAGATACTAAAACTGAAATATTCTTTTTTGTCTCGTAAGTTGAAATAATTGATAAAGAAAAATAATGCAATGAAAAGATAAAAACCTACAAAGATTAGCTCTACTAACGAATCGTAAAGATTACCATTTAATGCTTCTTCATAGGTTACGATACGAATGGGTCCAGTAATGACACCGGCAGAAGTGGATAGTGAGGAATCAATTTTGACAATGAGAACATTTTCCCCTTCCAACAATAAATCATGTGGAATTGGATAAATTCTGGGTCTACCAAAAGCAAACTCATCAGGATCTTTTCCGAAGGCAGAATTATTTTTTCCAATGAGAACTCCATTGATAAATACTTCGTCGGATTGATAAACCTTCCCTAACTGCAAAGCTAAAGATTTTTGGTGTTGTTCTGTTGTGATTTCAAAACTTTTTCGAATCCAGATGGCACCACGATAGGATCGGTTTAAGTTTCGAAAGTTACTAGGGACAGTTGTAATATCTAAATTATTGGCGTTAAACTCGTTACTAAGAATGTCTGCATTATCGTTAAAGTAAATACCCCAGTCATCTCCATCTAAACGGAGTACGATTGTGTTTTCATCAGTGAAACGTGAACAATTACTAACTAATAAAATGAAACTTAAAATTATAATTTTATAAAAACTTAAAAATTTCATTTTTTAGGTTTCTCCGGGATACGAATTGTGAATTTGGCACCCATTCCTTCGCTTGATTTTAAACTCACAGTTCCACCTAAAAATTTTGTCGTGGCTTCCACTAAGGTAAGTCCAATTCCTGCACCAGGGATTTCGTTTTTTTTGTCACGGTATCCTCTGACAAACTTTTGGAAAATGGTTTCCATTTCTAATTGGCTGAGGCCCATCCCTTCATCCATAACAATGAGTTGGTGAAAGCCATCACGATTAAAAAATTCTATACTAATATCTGTTTTGGGGTCAGTGTATTGATAAGCGTTTTCAACAAGGTTTCTTAAAATTGAGAACAATAATTCTTTAGGGAAATAGATTTCCAAATCACCCGGTTTCACTTCCACTGAGGTATTTTTTCTGTATTGTTCCAAATGGTTCTCCACACTTGAAACACAACTTCGGATTAGTTCCGCAACAGAAAAGGATTCGTAAAAAGGAATATAAGTTTTGTCTTCTAGTTTGCGTAGAAGCATTGCTTCTTCTACCATATAACTCATATAAGATATATGGTCTTCTGCTTGTTTGACAGGATCTAATTCTTGTTTAGAGTTAGACTTTGTTTTGGTTTTCTTTTTTGCAGCGGACTTTGTTGTTGTTTGTTCTTTGGTTGTTTTTCCGCTATTCGTTGAAATATTATCTATGGCTTTTTTAATTTTTTCCATTCCTGATTTGAACTCAGAGGATAAATTGATTAAAAAACCAGTTTTGACACGTTCCATTTGGATTAATTCTTTTTCTTGTTCGATAAAGTTTTCTAAACCCAAAACAATATCGTTGGATAGTTGGATGGAAATCATCACAAGAAAAATGAGGAAACCTAAATACAAAGTGCCTGGCATAGAAATGATTATTTCTAATGCCGAGAGACTATCGATTAGAATGGTGGGTAATAACGATGCAATTCCGATGAGAATGAATTTTACTTTTGCAATGTTAGTTTTTCCGTTTTTAACAAACAAATAAATCACAAGACCCATCGCAACTGGTAAAACATAGTTAAAAAGTGCTATGACTAAAATCCAAGTTTTGGGTGTTCTAAAAAATAAAGTAATTACGAATAAAACAAAAAGAAAAACTTCATACACCAGTAAAACGGCATTACGTTTTATCTTTAGATACTGATGCATAAAATTGATAAAAAATATCGGCAAACAAATGAGAACCAAAAGTTCGGCAACATAAGACCAAGTAAAACTTTCAAAAAGGATATCTCTATGTTGGGTTCGAATTAAAACATAAATCCCCATAAAAATAGAAAAAAGCGCAAAGAAAAAGTTTTCACCAGCTCGTCCGCGAACAATGGAACCTACTAAAAAGTAAATTCCCATAAAGATAAATACATAACCACAGACCATCGCAAATGCTTCTTTGGAAAAAGCTGATTCACGTAACAGTCGTTCTTTTGCAATTGTAGGTGCTTCTTTGAGGCCATTTAGGTTTGTGGCTGCATAAATGCGAATTGCCATTATATTAAGGCCTGGTTTGAGAAGGTGAGTGGGCAGGGAATAAATTCTAATTTTTTGAAAGTCAACTTCCATTCGAGGAAGTACGGTTCCTGTTTTATCGATCAGGGTTCCATTTAGGTAAAATTCGTCGATGTCACGAATGCGACCAAGTTGGATGGCAATGGGTTCCACTGGTGTGGTATAGTTTTCGGGTAAAAAGAAAGAACATCTATACCAATGGTATCCTGTTAAGTTTTCAGTTTTTGAAATTCCATAATCAGGAACAGAACGTTTGACCCAGAAAGATTCTTCAACAGTTTCATCTCTCCAATCTAAATTATCTCCTTTACGAAATAACCAATCGGTTTTTAAAACGATTGGTTTTTCGAAAGAGGTGATCATAGTTCCACATGGTTCCGCCGCCAAACTTGATAAAGTTGGTGTTAAAACGAATGCGAACCCGAATACGAGTTGGTAAATGCGGGTTTTCGAAATCATATCGGTTCGACGTTTCGAATAGCCTCTTCGATCTCTTTGAGCTGAGTTGAAATTCTTGCGTCGATTGCTCCCACGTCTGTTTCGATGATAACACCACCACGATCCACTCGAGAATCTTCGTAAATATTGACTTTGCGAAGTGATTCCATAAGTTTGATGAGTTCGTCTTTGTGTGCTGTTGTAAGTTCCAAGTCAGCAAAGTTAACACGAATGTCGATACGGTCACGATCTTTGATTCGTTTCATTGCTTCTCGAATGTTGTTGAGTACAATTTCTTTACGTTCAATGATTTCGTCTTTGATTACTTTTCTTGCGATGACAAGAATCATTTCTACCATTTGTTTTTCGGAGGCAGCAATCATTTCTTCACGAATATCGATCGCCTTACCAATGATAGTTCCTAGTCGGTCAATGAGTCGCCTAACTTCCCCTTGGCCTTTTTTAAATCCAACTTCTCGACCTGCATCATAACCTTTTTGATATGCTTCGTGTTCAATCTCAGCCTGTTTCATTTCGGCTTCTTTGATCATACGTTCGACTTCCATCTTAGCACGATCTAAGATTTGTTCCGCTTTGGCACGGCCGGAGTCTTCTTCTAGTTTGATTTTTTCTTTGGAATCTTGAACCATTTGGAAGGCTTTGGTTCTACCTTCTTCTTCAATGGCTTTCGCTTGTTTTTTTGCGTCTTCTAATAATTGACGAACTTGTTCTTCTGTTTCTTGGCGATACCTTTGGAGTTCCGCTTCGATCTCTTCAATCGATGGACCTTGGTACTGTTCGATGATATTCCCTTCTTGGTCTATCTCGAAGTCTTCTTGTTCGTCGGTTTTATGAAATTTTTTGTACTTATCAGGAAGTTGGATCTCAACTTCTTCTTGTAAGTCGGCAATTTGGATTGGTTTAAAGACGAGTTTTGCCATATACTTACTTCAATCTCCAGAGTTTCACTTTGCCCTCATCCATTGCCTCCCGCAAGCGATCTAAGATTCCCTTTTGGGCTTCTTCGATTTCTGCTAAAGAGACAGGACCTAACGAATCCCATTCGATCTTTATTTCTTTCACAAGCCAAGATTCCAAATTGGAATAAACTTGATCGCGAAATTCTGTTTCCACTCCCTTCAATGCGCAAGCAATGACAAGAGGGTGGATCTCAGAAAAGAACCGAGTGAGGCTCGTCCTTCCTAAATGAAGGAGGTCTTCCAAACGAAAGTAGTGTTCTACTATAGTTTCGGCATATTCTGGGCTTTTTTTCTGAATTCGTTCAATTAAATTTTGAGATGGCAAAAAAGGAAGTCGAGTCAGAATTTCACCTGCCGTTTTTGCTTTGCGGCTGCGGATCTTCGAAACTGGCATTTTTTTCTGGATGAGTTCCATTTTGAACCGAAAGAAGCGCTCCAACTGATCCCTTTCCTGGTCTGAATGGTAGTCAATTTCAGAAAGTGCCAAAATGATCTCTTCCCTGTGACTTTCAGGGTATTCGGCTAAAACTTCTGAGGCAGATTCCGGGTCGGAAAAACTGAGAACTCGGGCAATGACTTCCGAAGATTCATCCATGGTCAGATTTCTGAGCATTTCCAGAGAAAACTTGGGAAGTTCGGACCAAATGGGGCCCACGCGTTTGGAATCTTCCTCTTTTAATATTTCTTCGAGTAGCGAATACAGTTCGTTTGTTTCCGGATGTTCGCTATGCGGATATTTCCCGTTGGCTCCGCCGAGAATTTGTGTATGATCATCGTCGTTCGCATAACTGCCCCCGACAGGTGGTTTCCCGTGGGAAGGTGCAGTTTTTCCACCGTTTTTGGGTGAGTATACGTTATTCGTATATTCGCCGTTGTTTCCGGTATAACCACGTCCTTGTGCATTCGGTTTCTGTGAATGACCCCCTTTTTTTTGGAGGAAATTTGTGAAGGAAAGGAGGATGTCTTTTTCCTGCCCTTTGGTTGGGGAGGGATTGGATTCTACCTTTAAAAGGAGGGATTCGATTTCGGAATCACTCAAATGAGCGAACACTTCATCCGGCAAATAGCGGCCTAAGATTTGGTAGGCAAGGGCGGCTTTATTGGAACCTGATGGGGTTTTCATTTAAGAGACATAATAGCTAAACATTGCGGTCGTACAAACCAAAAAATATTATTTTTTTAATTTCGAAAACTTCCTTTCCAAATTCTTGTCCTCCAAGTCTCTGAAGGTTAGGGATGACCCGTCAGAAACTAATCTATCTTCTCATCGCCATTTTGGTAACGGGTTGTCGCATGGTGACTCCCTCCCCCCAAATCCATTCGGGAGAATTGGATCTGCAGACTTTTCCTTTTGAGTCGGGTGGAGCTATGGAACTCCAGGGGGATTGGAAATTTTTCCCTAACCAGTTTGGAGTTCCAGAAGACGAAGTCCCTTCTTCTCATCTCCCTGTCCCCGCCCTTTGGAATCAAGTTCCCTTGCGATCGGGGTTTCCTGATGGGAAAGGATATGGGACTTACGTTTTGGATATCAAACTTCCGGAAGAAAGTCAGATATATTCGGTTTATATGCCTGAGGTGCGAACTTCATTTAAATTGATGGCAGGTAACAGGAGTTTGATGTCTGGTGTTCCTGGTGTCAGTAAAGAAACAACAACACCAAGCGCTTGGGGCCAAAGTTTTACAATTGCCGCTAAGAACCATTTACAGATCCGAATTGAGGTCAGCAATTTTCATCACAAAGAAGGTGGCCTTCCCAATGCACCTATCTTCGGTTTAGCGGAAGGTGTTCAGAATTATATTTTGGCACAGAGTACTGTGGATTTAGCTTTAACTGGCGCTATATTCATGTTTGGGTTATATCATTTTATTTTATTTTTCTATCGAAACAAACAAAGGGAAGCTTTCTATTTTGGATTTTTCTGTTTAGTGTTTGCCGTTAGGATTCCTTTTATTGGAAGTAAAACCATTTATGCGATGTTTCCAGATATCCCTTGGGATTTGGTTATCTATGTTGAGTATGCTTCCGTTTTTGTTTTGGGGATTTTGTTTTTATGGTTTGTGGACGGATTATTTCCTCGTTTCCTAGACACCAAACTCATTCTATATTTTAGCGCCTACGTACAGTTTATGTTAGTTTATGGATTAATCATTAAACCAGAAACATACACTCAGTTCGAAGTTGTATTTCAGGTATTAGGTGTGGTTTATGCTGTGTTTTTGGGAATTCGGTTGTATCAGATGGTGGTCAAAGGATTACCTGATGCAGGAATTTTCTTTTTAGGATATCTGGTTTTATTTTTTGGTTTTGTTTATGATGTTATCCTCGCGTATCGTGGAGAAGGGGATTCTACTTTATCGCAAATTGCTGTATTTTTGTTCTTTGGTGTTCAATCAACTATTGTTACACTTCGTACGGCAAGAACCTTCCGCAGAAAAATTTCTTTAAAGGATGAATTTGAGTCCATCAATGAAGAATTTATTTTAACCAATCGTTTTTATGCTAAATTCATTCCACGTGACTTTTTGACACATCTTGGTAAAGAAAGCATCGAAGAAGTTCGGTTAGGTGATAGTAGCGAAAGGGAAATGACTGTTTTGTTTGCAGATATTTGGGAATATTGGGATATTATTTATTCAATTCCTCTAGAGAACCGAATGTTATTTACCAATTCTTATTTAGGCCGGATTGGTCCTTGTGTTCGTAAAAATAATGGTTTTATCGATAAATACATTGGAAGCGCCATTATGGCTCTGTTTGATGGAGGAATTCAAAATTCCATCAAAGCTGCCGAAGACATCCAGTGGGAATTGGAAAAATACAACGAACGTAGAAGATCGTTTGGATACTTACCACTCCATGCCGGTATCGGAATTCACTCGGGAGATACCATGCTTGGAATTTTGGGAGAAGAAGAAAGGCTTGAATCTACGGTCATTGCTGACACAGTCAATCTTTCTAGCCGTATCCAAGGTTTAACTAAAAAATATGGTGCGAGGATTCTTGTAAGTCTCACCTCGCTTATGTTACACGAAGATTTGGATACAATTCCTTATCGGATTTTAGATTTTGTTCGAGTGAAAGGAAAACAAGAGACTGTGATGATCGCAGAAGTTCTAATTCCTGATATTGATCCGATATCTAATAAAAAAATAGAAAACAAAGACCAATTTGAAGCTGCAATTTTTGATTATGAACGAGCAGACTTTGTTTCCGCATTAGAAAAATTCAGAGCTGTATTTGCCGATAACCCAGATGATTTGGCTGCGCAAATTTATGTAGAACGATGCGAATATCACCAAACTGCTGGTGTGGGTGAAGATTGGGATGGGGTTTCTGCATGGGAAAAATAATAAGAACCATTCCATTTGTTTTATTCCTTTTTCTTTCTTCTGTTTTGTTTTTTTCCTGTACATCGAACTCCTCACCGGAAGCGGTCAAAGGGTATCTCGAACTTCCTCTTGAATATGTAAAAGAAAATAAAAAACTTTCTACTGGTGGTGAATGGGAATTTTATTGGGAAGAAATTTATGGGGAAAGTTTATTTGAAAAAATAAATAATCCTAACAAAACTTATGTTAAGGTTCCTTCGTCTTGGAACTCCTACCGGCCCGAGGGGGAAGGTGGTGATGGTTTTGCCGTATTTCGCCTAACGTTTAAAGTACCAGATATAAAAATTCGGTATTACCTCCGAGTCCAACCAGCAACTAGTTCTTATGAGCTCTATGTCAATCGGCAAAAAATAGCAAGTTCAGGAAAGGTAGGAACTGACGAACTTAAGTCCGTTCCCAAATACCAAATTCAATACGTATCCTTCCAACCAGAAACTGAGGAACAAGAAATACTGTTTGTGATTAGTAATTTTCATCATGCTCGTGGTGGATATAGGAAACCAATTGAAATTGGAACTAAAGAGGTCATCCAAAACCAATCTCTTATTTATTCTGCTGGTGAAGTATTTGTTTTTGGGGCAATGCTCACTATGGCATTATACCAACTCACTGTGTTTTTCTTTCGAAGAGAGGAAAAAAGCTCCCTGTTCTTTGCTTTGTTTTGTTTGTTCACAGGTTTACGATTAGTAGTTCTTGATAACTTTTATATCATGTATGCATTCCCTGATTTTTCTTGGCATTGGATGCAGGTATTGGATTATACATCGGCACCACTTCTTGTATGTTTTTTCTTAGGATACTTAAAGAGTTTATTCCCTGGAAGATCGGAAGTTCCCAAGTGGATGTTGTACTCTTGTTGGAGTATCACGGCTTGTTTTGTATCCTTTGTTATTTTGACAGAGCCAAAACTATTTACAAAAACAAATATTTTTTCACAAGTTTTAATCCTCTTTTTTAGTGTTTGTTCCTTCTATGTGATTTTAAAGATCTATCGCCAGAGGAAAAAGGATAGTAGTTTGGTTTT
Coding sequences:
- a CDS encoding sensor histidine kinase; the encoded protein is MISKTRIYQLVFGFAFVLTPTLSSLAAEPCGTMITSFEKPIVLKTDWLFRKGDNLDWRDETVEESFWVKRSVPDYGISKTENLTGYHWYRCSFFLPENYTTPVEPIAIQLGRIRDIDEFYLNGTLIDKTGTVLPRMEVDFQKIRIYSLPTHLLKPGLNIMAIRIYAATNLNGLKEAPTIAKERLLRESAFSKEAFAMVCGYVFIFMGIYFLVGSIVRGRAGENFFFALFSIFMGIYVLIRTQHRDILFESFTWSYVAELLVLICLPIFFINFMHQYLKIKRNAVLLVYEVFLFVLFVITLFFRTPKTWILVIALFNYVLPVAMGLVIYLFVKNGKTNIAKVKFILIGIASLLPTILIDSLSALEIIISMPGTLYLGFLIFLVMISIQLSNDIVLGLENFIEQEKELIQMERVKTGFLINLSSEFKSGMEKIKKAIDNISTNSGKTTKEQTTTKSAAKKKTKTKSNSKQELDPVKQAEDHISYMSYMVEEAMLLRKLEDKTYIPFYESFSVAELIRSCVSSVENHLEQYRKNTSVEVKPGDLEIYFPKELLFSILRNLVENAYQYTDPKTDISIEFFNRDGFHQLIVMDEGMGLSQLEMETIFQKFVRGYRDKKNEIPGAGIGLTLVEATTKFLGGTVSLKSSEGMGAKFTIRIPEKPKK
- the fliH gene encoding flagellar assembly protein FliH — its product is MAKLVFKPIQIADLQEEVEIQLPDKYKKFHKTDEQEDFEIDQEGNIIEQYQGPSIEEIEAELQRYRQETEEQVRQLLEDAKKQAKAIEEEGRTKAFQMVQDSKEKIKLEEDSGRAKAEQILDRAKMEVERMIKEAEMKQAEIEHEAYQKGYDAGREVGFKKGQGEVRRLIDRLGTIIGKAIDIREEMIAASEKQMVEMILVIARKVIKDEIIERKEIVLNNIREAMKRIKDRDRIDIRVNFADLELTTAHKDELIKLMESLRKVNIYEDSRVDRGGVIIETDVGAIDARISTQLKEIEEAIRNVEPI
- a CDS encoding FliG C-terminal domain-containing protein, which translates into the protein MKTPSGSNKAALAYQILGRYLPDEVFAHLSDSEIESLLLKVESNPSPTKGQEKDILLSFTNFLQKKGGHSQKPNAQGRGYTGNNGEYTNNVYSPKNGGKTAPSHGKPPVGGSYANDDDHTQILGGANGKYPHSEHPETNELYSLLEEILKEEDSKRVGPIWSELPKFSLEMLRNLTMDESSEVIARVLSFSDPESASEVLAEYPESHREEIILALSEIDYHSDQERDQLERFFRFKMELIQKKMPVSKIRSRKAKTAGEILTRLPFLPSQNLIERIQKKSPEYAETIVEHYFRLEDLLHLGRTSLTRFFSEIHPLVIACALKGVETEFRDQVYSNLESWLVKEIKIEWDSLGPVSLAEIEEAQKGILDRLREAMDEGKVKLWRLK
- a CDS encoding adenylate/guanylate cyclase domain-containing protein, with product MTRQKLIYLLIAILVTGCRMVTPSPQIHSGELDLQTFPFESGGAMELQGDWKFFPNQFGVPEDEVPSSHLPVPALWNQVPLRSGFPDGKGYGTYVLDIKLPEESQIYSVYMPEVRTSFKLMAGNRSLMSGVPGVSKETTTPSAWGQSFTIAAKNHLQIRIEVSNFHHKEGGLPNAPIFGLAEGVQNYILAQSTVDLALTGAIFMFGLYHFILFFYRNKQREAFYFGFFCLVFAVRIPFIGSKTIYAMFPDIPWDLVIYVEYASVFVLGILFLWFVDGLFPRFLDTKLILYFSAYVQFMLVYGLIIKPETYTQFEVVFQVLGVVYAVFLGIRLYQMVVKGLPDAGIFFLGYLVLFFGFVYDVILAYRGEGDSTLSQIAVFLFFGVQSTIVTLRTARTFRRKISLKDEFESINEEFILTNRFYAKFIPRDFLTHLGKESIEEVRLGDSSEREMTVLFADIWEYWDIIYSIPLENRMLFTNSYLGRIGPCVRKNNGFIDKYIGSAIMALFDGGIQNSIKAAEDIQWELEKYNERRRSFGYLPLHAGIGIHSGDTMLGILGEEERLESTVIADTVNLSSRIQGLTKKYGARILVSLTSLMLHEDLDTIPYRILDFVRVKGKQETVMIAEVLIPDIDPISNKKIENKDQFEAAIFDYERADFVSALEKFRAVFADNPDDLAAQIYVERCEYHQTAGVGEDWDGVSAWEK
- a CDS encoding adenylate/guanylate cyclase domain-containing protein, coding for MGKIIRTIPFVLFLFLSSVLFFSCTSNSSPEAVKGYLELPLEYVKENKKLSTGGEWEFYWEEIYGESLFEKINNPNKTYVKVPSSWNSYRPEGEGGDGFAVFRLTFKVPDIKIRYYLRVQPATSSYELYVNRQKIASSGKVGTDELKSVPKYQIQYVSFQPETEEQEILFVISNFHHARGGYRKPIEIGTKEVIQNQSLIYSAGEVFVFGAMLTMALYQLTVFFFRREEKSSLFFALFCLFTGLRLVVLDNFYIMYAFPDFSWHWMQVLDYTSAPLLVCFFLGYLKSLFPGRSEVPKWMLYSCWSITACFVSFVILTEPKLFTKTNIFSQVLILFFSVCSFYVILKIYRQRKKDSSLVFYGSLLLMLGSTHDLMAGNYWFQSQPLMPFSLFIFFLFQSILLARRNARFYSSMDTLTTELIEVNNRLDASNQVYAKFVPLRLIQLFSKESKSKVKRGDFIVKQMSVLSSDIRDFTAISETLSPEETFLFLNDYLRQVGPTIRSHNGFIEKYVGDAIFALFEKQPEDAISAAIEMHKMIARWNLESKPHRVGDIQIGVGIHFGELMLGIIGEEQRIESAVLSDSMGVANSLESMTKKYGAKIIISLDALLELQHPDSYPHRILDFIKIPAKQKLIGIAQVLVEGVEESFGLKLKTKEQFEESVNLFWDGEFVKAGVGFRSVLGIDPSDKAAKLYLERTEVYAQNGPPPGFGKGFLA